The DNA segment TTTTTTGGATTATCTACCGCCTCTTTGAGTTTCTCCACAATCGGTTTCGGTGTAGGAATATCAGGATTCCCCATACCAAGGTCGATTATATCCTCTCCTCTCCTTCTTGCATTGAGTTTTATCTCATCGATGATTGAAAAGACATAGGGAGGAAGCCTTTTTATTCGATGAAATTGTTCGGGCATAAATCAAATTTCTCCATTAAATTGAAGGTCAGCCATATAAGAACTTCTTACAAAGGGCGCAGAAGCAACTTTTATAAAACCCAGTTCTTTAGCCTTCTTCTCATAATACTTAAATATGTCAGGATGAATATATTCTGCCACTGGAATACTCTCTTTAGTAGGGGTTAGATATTGACCGATAGTAAGCATCTCACACCCTGCCCGGCGCAAATCTTTCATAACTGAAATAACTTCATCTTTTCTTTCACCCAATCCCACCATAATCCCCGACTTTGTATAGATTGAAGATGAAAATCTCTTTACCATAGCAAAAATTGAAAGCGAAACTCCATAATCAGCTTGAGGCCTAACATCTTTATACAGGCGCGGGACAGTTTCAATATTGTGATTTATCACATCAGGATTGGCCTCACAAACAATTTTCACAGAACTTTCATTCCCTTGAAAATCAGGTATTAATACTTCTATTTTGGTATTTGGACATATTTTTTTGATCTCTTTTATTGTGTCAGCAAAATGAGAAGCTCCGCCATCTGAAATATCATCTCGCGTAACTGATGTAATGACAGCATATTTCAATCCCATCTCCTTGACAGCCATAGCGACATTTTTGGGCTCTTGAGGGTCAAGAGGTTTCACATTACCATTTGAAACAGAGCAAAATGTACAATTTCTGGTGCAAACATCTCCCATTATCATAAAAGTTGCAGTTGGCCTTTTAAAGCATTCTGCCATATTAGGACATCTTGCTTCTTCACAAACTGTTGATAGTTTTCCCTTTCTAAGAATTGCCTTAACATTATGCAATTCTTTGATGTCAACAGCTCGTTTTACAAGCCAATTTGGTAATCTGCGTGCCATTTTAATTATGATAAAATTATATACAAAAA comes from the Candidatus Schekmanbacteria bacterium genome and includes:
- the lipA gene encoding lipoyl synthase; this translates as MARRLPNWLVKRAVDIKELHNVKAILRKGKLSTVCEEARCPNMAECFKRPTATFMIMGDVCTRNCTFCSVSNGNVKPLDPQEPKNVAMAVKEMGLKYAVITSVTRDDISDGGASHFADTIKEIKKICPNTKIEVLIPDFQGNESSVKIVCEANPDVINHNIETVPRLYKDVRPQADYGVSLSIFAMVKRFSSSIYTKSGIMVGLGERKDEVISVMKDLRRAGCEMLTIGQYLTPTKESIPVAEYIHPDIFKYYEKKAKELGFIKVASAPFVRSSYMADLQFNGEI